The Montipora capricornis isolate CH-2021 chromosome 3, ASM3666992v2, whole genome shotgun sequence genome window below encodes:
- the LOC138043627 gene encoding E3 ubiquitin-protein ligase TRIM45-like has product MDKTSATHTLVSKASPCCNQHPTDAVKFLCQTCNKMLCRTCVVHEGHRSHKYLSIANASAKERKAIQNNLCVTKQKLSGLRGSIFWVADMKKQVEARALEAEKEIDNLINQNIEVLERKQAQLKREVGLLCHKKVQQLEHQRETLNLALEEITTGVNYTEHVLNEMSDIEIITMKNQFDGLLDFNQVALQWEPCRTSNFSVEVDKSVAVEDIVDKMVHISDKDIQSMGQYVLTMLGGNSDGIFTSRCQQTSFFVVMMVDVHSRVNKVGVNLVEVQITQPGSKDPQKITIGNKTDSYTFCYCPNLQGTYMIQVSVAGQLITEEPIRWRVESAIYILDTECAVLPPQVYDKEKESLTGCWFKLGRHSWQVRILAPDKLGRSPDSPPFEVGVTDGNRTWRWIDGKKYYPNSSALVSTMSNWQCGDLLLFYLDLDFKQLVIYNQHSNEMDTWDGISVPIRPYINPPSAVYFGVQ; this is encoded by the coding sequence ATGGACAAAACCAGTGCTACACATACATTGGTATCAAAAGCCAGCCCATGCTGCAACCAACATCCCACAGATGCCGTCAAATTTTTGTGTCAAACATGCAACAAGATGTTATGTAGGACCTGCGTTGTACATGAAGGACACCGGAGTCACAAGTATCTTTCCATTGCAAATGCCAGTGCAAAAGAACGGAAAGCAATTCAAAACAACCTTTGCGTTACCAAACAAAAGCTCTCTGGTCTCCGTGGCTCAATATTTTGGGTTGCAGACATGAAAAAGCAAGTGGAAGCAAGGGCCTTAGAggctgaaaaagaaattgatAACCTTATCAACCAAAACATAGAGGTCCTAGAACGCAAACAAGCCCAGTTAAAAAGAGAAGTTGGTTTGCTATGTCACAAGAAGGTGCAACAGTTAGAGCACCAGAGGGAAACCTTGAACCTCGCTTTGGAAGAAATTACCACAGGGGTTAACTACACTGAACATGTTTTGAACGAAATGTCAGATATAGAAATAATCACAATGAAAAATCAGTTTGATGGTCTGCTCGATTTTAATCAGGTTGCCCTGCAATGGGAGCCATGTCGCACAAGCAATTTCTCTGTTGAAGTTGACAAATCTGTGGCTGTTGAAGACATCGTGGATAAGATGGTTCACATCAGTGATAAAGACATTCAAAGCATGGGTCAATATGTCCTGACCATGCTTGGAGGAAATAGTGATGGCATATTTACTTCAAGATGTCAACAAACATCTTTCTTTGTTGTCATGATGGTGGATGTCCATTCAAGAGTAAACAAAGTTGGGGTCAACCTGGTTGAGGTTCAGATCACACAACCAGGAAGTAAAGATCCACAGAAAATCACCATTGGGAACAAAACTGACAGCTATACTTTCTGTTACTGCCCAAACTTGCAAGGCACATACATGATACAGGTATCAGTAGCAGGGCAGCTTATCACAGAAGAGCCAATCCGCTGGAGAGTGGAGTCTGCCATCTACATTTTAGACACAGAATGCGCTGTGCTTCCACCTCAAGTGTATGACAAGGAGAAAGAGTCACTAACAGGATGCTGGTTTAAACTTGGCCGGCATTCTTGGCAAGTTCGAATTCTTGCACCTGACAAACTGGGAAGGTCCCCAGACTCGCCACCATTTGAAGTTGGTGTCACAGATGGAAATCGGACCTGGCGATGGATTGATGGCAAGAAGTACTATCCTAACTCATCAGCTTTGGTAAGCACCATGAGCAATTGGCAGTGTGGCGACTTACTTCTGTTTTATCTTGACTTGGATTTCAAGCAGCTGGTGATCTACAATCAGCACTCAAATGAAATGGACACCTGGGATGGCATTTCAGTTCCCATTCGCCCATACATCAATCCACCATCTGCTGTGTACTTTGGAGTACAATAA